In Terriglobia bacterium, the genomic stretch CGACCAGCAGTTAAACATGGCAACCGAGGTGTTCAAGAAACTGCTCGGTAAAGACGCCATGACGACCCTCCTTGCCGAGGTAAGGATCTGGACCTCAGTCATAGGTTTTCTTGCGCAGATCGTGCTGACCAGTCGCATCCACCGCTACCTCGGTGTCGGATTCGCCCTCATGCTGCTGCCTTTCAGCCTGGGTACATCGGCGACGATCATGCTGCTCAACGCTGCGCTGTGGGCACCCATGATGGCACGTGTCCTCGACCAGTCTCTGCGTTACACCGTCGACAAGACCACGCGCGAGATTCTGTACATGCCGTTGTCCAACGAAATCAAGTACGAGGCAAAACCGTTCGTCGACGTCAGCGTCGATCGATTCGCAAAGGGGCTGACCGCGGTTTTGCTGCTGATATTGATCCTGCCCGCCCCCTGGGGGATGGGGCTCGGCTGGCAAAAGCTCAGCTATGTAAGCGTCGCGGTGACCGGCATCTGGATCATCATGGCAGTGCGCGCCAAGCGGGGATATCAGGCGGCGTTTCGTCAGAGCATCCAAACCCGGGAGATAAAACCGGCGGAGGTGCGGCTTGGGGTGGCGGACCTCTCGACGATTGAGACCCTCGTCCAGGAATTGGCGAGTCCTGACGAACGCAGGGTGCTGTACGCCTTCGACATGCTCGAATCGCTTGACAAGCGCAACCTGATCACGCCGCTGCTGCTCTATCATGAGTCGCCTGCCGTCAGGGTCCGGGCTCTCAGCCTCCTCGCCACAACCCCTTCCAGCGCATCGGCCCGCTGGCTCCCCGCCATCCAAGGCATGATGGCGGACGAGAGTCCCGAGGTCCGGGCGGCAGCGGTAGGCGCGCTGGCAAACATACACGACCAGCAGGCAACCGTGCTGGTGAGGCCCTTCCTTAGTGACAAGAATCCGCGCATCGCGATGACGGCCGCCATGGTCCTCTCCGATAGCGCTCAAGAGGAGGATGTCGCCGCCGCCGAGAACGTGCTTAAGGACCTGGTGTCGGACACCCGCGAGTCTGCAGCCCAGTCACGGCGTGAGTTCGCCATCGCCTTGCGCCATGTGTCCAAGCCGCACTTCCGGCGCCTGCTGATCCCGCTTTTGTCCGAAACTAACCTCGAAGTCGCCGAGGAGGCGATGCACACCGTGCGGCAGCTGGGCACTGCGGATTTCATTTTCGTGCCGACCTTGATCTCCCTGCTCCGCAACCAGAGGCTGAAGAGCAGTTCCCGGGAATTGCTGGTGGGCTACGGCGAGCAGGTCCTGACGATCCTCGGCCATTTCCTGCAGGACCCGGACGAGGACATATGGGTCCGGCGCCATATTCCCGGCACGATCGCGCGCATTCCTTGCCAGAGAGGTATGGACATTCTCACCGCCGCGCTTGCAGAGCCGGACGGCTTTCTGCGCTTCAAGGTTCTCACGGCGATAGAGAGAATGCACCGTGAGAACCCGCAGCTCACGTTCGGCCGGGAGCGCATCGAGTCCCAGGCACTCAACGAAGGCTCTCGCTACCTGGACTACCAGATCCCCTACCGCTATCTCTTCGAGTATGAAAAACTGCCGAAGGACGGCCTCCTCGCCCACGCGCTCACGGAGAAAATGGGGCGCACTATCGACAGGATCTATCGCCTTCTCGGCCTGCTCTATCCCTGGAAAGATATAGCGGCGGCCCGATGGGCCGTTCATCACGGCAGTGCCCGGTCGCGTTCCGCAGCACTGGAGTACCTGGACAACCTCCTGAGAGGACCGCTTAGAAAGAAACTGATGCCGGTCCTCGAGGGGTCAACCGTCGCCGGAGAACTGCGCGCACCCACAGGAAACATCGAGCAGACAGTGGTGCGGTTGATCAACGATGCCGATCCGGTGTTGTCGGCATCGGCCGTACTCTTCGCCTGGCAGATCAAGCTGGGAAACATCAACACAGAACTGGAACACGTGCTCGCTACCCGCGATGCGCGCGATTGGTACGTGTTCGAAGCCGCAAGCTGGGTGTCGGCGGCTTTCCGTCTGCAGGAATCCAGGCGCCGTGCCCTCTGGATCGAACCCATGCCGACCGTGGAGGTAGCCGAGCGCATGCGTGGCTTGCCGCTCTTCGCTTCGCTCTCTGTTGACGGACTGTTCCGCATCGCCGGCGCGGGAAACCAGCTGCGTCATGAGGCGGGCCAGGTGCTCTATCAGGAGGGCGCCATTCCCGAAGGCCTGCATCTCCTGCTCGATGGCCGAGTATCCTGCAGGACCATGACCGGCGAAACACGGGAAGTCGAGGCGCCGTCGGCTTTGGGCTTTCACGAGGTGCTCGAGAACAGGCCCACGCACGAAACTGCGCGTACCACCGAGACGGCCGTTTGCCTGGCCCTGCGCGGCGATGAGTTCCGGACTCTCCTGGCGGATGACACCGAGTTGGTCCAGGGCCTGTTCCGGATGTTATGCTGCGAAGACGGCAATGAGCCCCCCCGATTGATCTTCAAGGGTGAGTGGGCGGCGGATAGAGGAATCGTACCGCACGCGGATCTGAAGCCGATCGAAAAGATACTGATCCTCAAGAACATCCCTGTATTTTCCGACGTGAGCGCAGGAGAAATGCCCAGTCTGGCTGCGATCGCTGTAGACGTGCCTCTCGTGACGGGTGCCGTTTTGTTCGGAGAAGCCGACGCGCCTGCCCTTTACGCGCTCCTCTCAGGGGAGATATCCCTGGAGTCGTCCTCCGGCGCGCAGGCGCTCACGGCCGGGCCGGATGATGCCGTCG encodes the following:
- a CDS encoding HEAT repeat domain-containing protein; this encodes MGRPFLRRLLQPVAQIQEKEVLTAFLMFSYSFLAMTTYNIIQPVQRALFIDSLGAVRIPFAQLAAGMSIGVIMTGYTWLMSRLPRRWSIPITQGGIAILFVAFWFLFKTLPTQKWVAAGFYVFGLILGILLISQFWTLANVVYNPRQAKRLFGFIGGGSSLGGALGALISFWFASKVGTVNLLLISAAFMLASMAVVSLIARREHVGEESHAVAVEKKEGVGARRAIELLRNSKHLRLIAIVISFGAIGAAVIDQQLNMATEVFKKLLGKDAMTTLLAEVRIWTSVIGFLAQIVLTSRIHRYLGVGFALMLLPFSLGTSATIMLLNAALWAPMMARVLDQSLRYTVDKTTREILYMPLSNEIKYEAKPFVDVSVDRFAKGLTAVLLLILILPAPWGMGLGWQKLSYVSVAVTGIWIIMAVRAKRGYQAAFRQSIQTREIKPAEVRLGVADLSTIETLVQELASPDERRVLYAFDMLESLDKRNLITPLLLYHESPAVRVRALSLLATTPSSASARWLPAIQGMMADESPEVRAAAVGALANIHDQQATVLVRPFLSDKNPRIAMTAAMVLSDSAQEEDVAAAENVLKDLVSDTRESAAQSRREFAIALRHVSKPHFRRLLIPLLSETNLEVAEEAMHTVRQLGTADFIFVPTLISLLRNQRLKSSSRELLVGYGEQVLTILGHFLQDPDEDIWVRRHIPGTIARIPCQRGMDILTAALAEPDGFLRFKVLTAIERMHRENPQLTFGRERIESQALNEGSRYLDYQIPYRYLFEYEKLPKDGLLAHALTEKMGRTIDRIYRLLGLLYPWKDIAAARWAVHHGSARSRSAALEYLDNLLRGPLRKKLMPVLEGSTVAGELRAPTGNIEQTVVRLINDADPVLSASAVLFAWQIKLGNINTELEHVLATRDARDWYVFEAASWVSAAFRLQESRRRALWIEPMPTVEVAERMRGLPLFASLSVDGLFRIAGAGNQLRHEAGQVLYQEGAIPEGLHLLLDGRVSCRTMTGETREVEAPSALGFHEVLENRPTHETARTTETAVCLALRGDEFRTLLADDTELVQGLFRMLCCEDGNEPPRLIFKGEWAADRGIVPHADLKPIEKILILKNIPVFSDVSAGEMPSLAAIAVDVPLVTGAVLFGEADAPALYALLSGEISLESSSGAQALTAGPDDAVGVEQTLAGVSLGYGARVLRDGMALRIDREELFDLMAQRPEFLRQLFSAVSRAWAVRTAAASA